One Candidatus Bathyarchaeota archaeon genomic window, CGGAGAAACCATAATCAAGAGAACCCACTTCACAGTACACCAAGTAAATATCAGAGACGGAAGATGCAGAAACTGCGGACACAAAATACCAGGAATATGGAGTTCAAAACCTTACACTCCAACACCTTGGTACAGTGAAGAGGAATTCTAGATCAAGACTTAATTAGACGTTGGCATCTCATGATTACTCGAGTAAAAATGAATTGCCTTTATTTTCTTTCGGAAATAATATACTGTCACTATCACCATCATGGTCACGGAATATAATAGTGAAACATTAAAAATATAATTCAACATATGTCTTTGCTTCATCTCTGCTTCTTGGTATTTTTCTTCAAATGTAATTGCCTTCTCAAAGAGATTTAGAGCAGTCTGAGCTAGATCTCTGGCCATCGAGTAATTATTTTGAGCGAAGGCTTTTATAGCTGAGTCATAGGCACCTGCCCCTTTTAGAGCATAGTCTTGAGCATCCGCGCTCTTGAAATTGGATGCAGAGATACGTTTCTCCAGAACTTCAAGTTTTGCAATGAGATTTTTTGATTCGAGGTAATCCTTAGGGTAGGTGGCGGTGTGAGCTAAATCTTTTGATTCTTGGGCAAGGACCATGGCAACATCAAGATTACCACTGTTGAATGCTTCTGAAGCGTTTGACAACAATGATTTAGCTTTGTCTATTCCCTCGATCCTTTTTTCATTAATTGCCTTCTGTATATCGGCCTTAACTTCATCCATAAGCCTAATAACGTCCAGTGATTTAGCCAGGTTCTTAGAAACGACTTCCCCCTGTTTCGCAGGTCCTATAAATACCATGTAAGAAGAATTTAACTTTCCAGTTAATACAATGGAGATATCGTTCTTCTTATCGAGGAAGCACGCCAGTTTACCTGGCCGTAGGTCGAATGTAGCGTCACTCAGAGTGGACGTTTTTGGTTCAGCGTCTTGAACACGAGCAAAACCGTCAACTAGCGATTCATCTATTAGAGTCACAAGGACCCCTTCATCAGGGATCTTGCTGTCGAAACCTAAAGCCTTTCTAACTTCGACCAGGTAATATTTTACTTCGGTCAAAGGTATTCTGACGACCTGTATTCCTTTGCTGGGTAATTCTATCGGGTCGACAGTTACTGTAGTCCAACTAGTGTCGACTGTCTTTATGTGTTCCGGCGGGATCCAGCCGACCTTGATCTTGTTGTAAGAGCAGAAGTGTACAGTTAAATGGGCTGCGGACATTATGTCCCAGATACCAACATAGACGATTGCATCACTTGACGAGCCTCTCTCTTGCGCCAACTTATAATCATACATATCGCGTAGACCGAGATTGTGACCAAACTCATGTGCAAACACACCGAGTGGAGATTTCTCAGTCTGAATTGTAGCTCGCCAGACAGTTGCACCGTCATTCGTCATAATGTTTAATCCAACAGATACACAAACCATATTTACATTAGGGAGAACAATTATGACATGCTTGAATTTTCTGAAATCGATCTCTTCGTCTGCAGCATGAATGGCATCTTCACCTAATCTCCGTGCACGATCCCAAAAATCCTTCTGGTACGTACCGGCCCAGGTCAGATCGCCATATCTAGTAAAAAATGTTGGTAACATGATCCAATCTCTTGTCATCTCGCCTACGATCCAAGTCTGATTGTATGAGACCTCTGTATAGTATGCATTCATCTTCACAAATATCAGATCGTAGATATATTCCTTAGATACTGAATGTTTATAGTCTGAAAACTCAACCAATATAACTGCGACAGGTTGTGAACCTGTATTCTGATCCGTATAACAACTCCCAGAAGACCACTGCAAAGCGTATGTACCAATTAGGATGATAAGGAAGATGTGTCTTGATATCTTCGATGTCTTAGTGTTCATAAATCAGATCTCCTTTATACATATTTAGTTGGCTGATTCTTAAGGATATTATGTGTTTAAGCTCCCTTTGTAGATCTGTCGGAGACTAGTATAGTGTTGTTCGTATCCAATTCTTGAATGATCTCAGCAAATCTTTATGTGACGATGCCGTGATCAATCGTGAAATCTAGATCCTCAGTAAAACTAGGAAGGACAATTCAACATTCATCCGATCAATGCATAATCAATGCCAAATTTGCAGAGGCACCTCAGAAAACGGTCGACGCTGATCTTTAAGCGGAGAGTCCCGCAAATGGGGAAAACTAAAAATCTACCTTAGTTCGTATATGAGTATGATAGCTGGAGAACCATATAGAAACTCTATTACGTCGGGGTCGTGGGCTAGTCTGGTCTACGCTACGCGGCTTGGGAAGCCATATAGGCTTCGGGAACCCGCGAGGTCGTGGGTTCAAATCCCACCGACCCCACCACTCGATTAAAGGCCGACCTGCTTAGATGTATGTAAATGTCTTCAGATAAACATCCTTCACTTTACCAATGAATTTTTCCATTCATAAGAATCTATCCCAGATCTTTTCTGATGGGGTTTGCCGGTGGCTTAAACTTCACCTCTCTCATCAGCTTCAGCCCTTCAGAAAGAAGGCTGGAGGAGAATGTTGATGATGGTTTAGGACCTATCTCTACTGCATAGCGCCTTTTCTCAGCCAGGTCCCTACAATCGATGATAACTGAGGAGTCTGTGAATCTCATTTGGACCTTGTCACACACCTTAGAAGAATCGATAAGCTCCGTTAAGATATGGCTTTAGCCCTCAGCACATTCTTATTCTAAATACTCTTCTATTTATGCTGCTGGATCCCTTCTTGACAAAAAACCTTGCGCAGTTTGGTTCATATCTCTTCTCTCCTTGTTGAGGCAGAGATATAAGAAGGGTGCTGCGAAAGTGTTTGGTGAGGAATATTGTATGATAAGTAGGATTGGAACGATCGCCATCCTCGTTTCTGATGCTCAGAAAGCGAAGGATTGGTATGTTGAGAAACTTGGTTTCACCGTTCAGGAGGATAGTGGACACTGGGTTGTGGTATCTCCAGTTGGCTCTACGGTGGGGTTACATCTATGTCAGATGGAGCCGTTGGAGCCTGGCAACACGCGTCACCCTGCTTACAGATGACCTTGAAGCTACATACAAGACTCTGAAAGAGAAGGGAGCAGAGTTCAGCCGAGACCTAGCCCCTTCAGAATGGGATCCGAACATGAAGCATGCGATGTTCAAAGATCCTGATGGAAATGAATTCTGGTTAATAGCCAGCCACTAAGACCAGATATCCTTAAGGGCACCCCCCAAACTCGCCACATCTTTTCTGGATATTCCATGCGACCTCAGAGGTAGTATTCACTGTGATATCAAAAGGGCGATTGGATGTTGGAGGACCAAAATACATTGTCACCTAATTGAATATCTTTCTAGTGCTCTTCGCTCCACCTCGACACCGAGGCCTAGTTTATTGGGAATCGCCATAAAACCTTCATTCGGCTCGATAGGCTCCCTCACCACCGCATCTCTAATCGGGTTTGGAGTCCTATCGAGCTCCAGGAGAGGTTCAATCGGATTCATCGATGGTGTAGGTCTAGGTAGGGATGCCAGAAATTGTAAGGCTGCTGCTATGGCGATCTGGGTGCCCCACACATGTGGTATGCATCGAACTCCAAAAGCTTCGGCCATATATGTGGTCCTCTTGGATTTACTCATACCTTGAGCAGCCACATATCCGATAACGACTATATTACAACATCTTTGGATTTCAGATATATAATATATTATTTGAAGTGAATATCAATACTCGGTAAAGAATATGAATTATATCTTAAATTACTTCGTTGTTTAAATCGTTCTTCTATGTTCCAACTATTTCTTTGAAGTTTCATAGGTTTGTTTGAAGTCTCTAATCATTCCATCAATGTCGAATCTTGGCGTCCATCCCCATTCCCTTCTCGCGGGAGTGTCGTCTATTGGGCCGAAGCCTTTCCCCATCATCTTCAGGACTTCAGGATCAGGTTTGAATGTTATCTTGGCTGAAGGTATGTGTTTCCTCACTTTTTCAGCAAACTCTCCTGCAGTTGACGATACACCAGTGAGATTGTATATTCTGGTCTTGATGCTTGAGGCAGGTGCGTCGTGCAGCATGAGCAAAGCGTTAGCTGCATCCCTATAATATATGCAGGGGGTTCGGGTGTCCTCGCTAAC contains:
- a CDS encoding VOC family protein; this translates as MVSPFRRIVDTGLWYLQLALRWGYIYVRWSRWSLATRVTLLTDDLEATYKTLKEKGAEFSRDLAPSEWDPNMKHAMFKDPDGNEFWLIASH
- a CDS encoding immune inhibitor A; amino-acid sequence: MNTKTSKISRHIFLIILIGTYALQWSSGSCYTDQNTGSQPVAVILVEFSDYKHSVSKEYIYDLIFVKMNAYYTEVSYNQTWIVGEMTRDWIMLPTFFTRYGDLTWAGTYQKDFWDRARRLGEDAIHAADEEIDFRKFKHVIIVLPNVNMVCVSVGLNIMTNDGATVWRATIQTEKSPLGVFAHEFGHNLGLRDMYDYKLAQERGSSSDAIVYVGIWDIMSAAHLTVHFCSYNKIKVGWIPPEHIKTVDTSWTTVTVDPIELPSKGIQVVRIPLTEVKYYLVEVRKALGFDSKIPDEGVLVTLIDESLVDGFARVQDAEPKTSTLSDATFDLRPGKLACFLDKKNDISIVLTGKLNSSYMVFIGPAKQGEVVSKNLAKSLDVIRLMDEVKADIQKAINEKRIEGIDKAKSLLSNASEAFNSGNLDVAMVLAQESKDLAHTATYPKDYLESKNLIAKLEVLEKRISASNFKSADAQDYALKGAGAYDSAIKAFAQNNYSMARDLAQTALNLFEKAITFEEKYQEAEMKQRHMLNYIFNVSLLYSVTMMVIVTVYYFRKKIKAIHFYSSNHEMPTSN